A stretch of Bacillus pseudomycoides DNA encodes these proteins:
- the hutI gene encoding imidazolonepropionase produces MLDILLTNIGQLLTMDQEDGLLRREAMNTLPVIGNGAVGIEDGVITFVGTAEEAKGLQAKEIIDCEGKMVSPGLVDPHTHLVFGGSRENEIALKLQGVPYLEILEKGGGILSTVNATKQASKEELVQKAKFHLDRMLSFGVTTVEAKSGYGLDDETEWKQLEATAQLQKEHPIDLVSTFLGAHAVPKEYKGKSKEFLQWMLDLLPEMKEKQLAEFVDIFCETGVFSVEESKEFLLKAKELGFDVKIHADEIDPLGGAEAAAEIGAASADHLVGASDKGIEMLAKSNTVATLLPGTTFYLNKESFARGRKMIDEGVAVALATDFNPGSCPTENIQLIMSIAMLKLKMTPEEVWNAVTVNSAYAINRGDVAGKIRVGRKADLVLWDAYNYAYVPYHYGVSHVNTVWKNGNLAYTRGDEAWSKATI; encoded by the coding sequence ATGCTGGACATTTTACTAACAAATATCGGTCAATTGCTAACAATGGATCAAGAAGATGGCTTGTTAAGACGGGAAGCGATGAACACGCTTCCTGTTATCGGAAATGGTGCAGTTGGTATTGAAGATGGTGTGATTACTTTCGTTGGAACAGCGGAAGAGGCAAAAGGTTTACAGGCAAAAGAAATCATCGATTGCGAAGGGAAAATGGTTTCTCCAGGGCTTGTTGATCCTCATACACACCTTGTATTCGGCGGATCTCGTGAAAATGAAATTGCTCTTAAGTTACAGGGAGTACCGTACTTAGAAATTTTAGAAAAGGGCGGCGGAATTCTTTCGACTGTGAATGCAACGAAGCAAGCGTCGAAAGAAGAACTTGTGCAGAAGGCGAAATTCCATTTAGATCGTATGTTATCGTTCGGCGTTACAACAGTAGAAGCAAAAAGCGGCTACGGATTAGATGATGAAACAGAGTGGAAGCAATTAGAAGCTACGGCACAATTGCAAAAAGAGCATCCAATTGATTTAGTGTCAACATTCTTAGGGGCACATGCTGTTCCAAAGGAGTATAAAGGAAAATCAAAAGAGTTTTTACAATGGATGTTAGATTTATTACCGGAGATGAAAGAAAAACAATTAGCGGAGTTCGTTGATATTTTCTGTGAAACAGGGGTATTCTCTGTGGAAGAATCAAAAGAGTTCTTATTAAAGGCGAAAGAACTTGGTTTTGATGTGAAGATTCATGCAGATGAAATTGATCCACTTGGCGGTGCGGAAGCGGCAGCTGAAATTGGTGCGGCATCAGCAGACCACTTAGTTGGAGCATCAGATAAAGGAATTGAAATGCTTGCAAAGTCAAACACAGTTGCAACATTACTTCCGGGAACGACCTTCTATTTAAATAAAGAAAGCTTTGCACGTGGGCGTAAAATGATTGATGAAGGTGTAGCGGTTGCTTTAGCGACAGATTTCAACCCAGGTAGCTGCCCAACTGAAAACATTCAGCTTATCATGAGCATTGCAATGTTGAAACTGAAAATGACACCAGAAGAAGTTTGGAATGCTGTCACAGTGAACTCAGCATATGCGATTAATCGCGGTGATGTTGCTGGGAAAATTCGCGTTGGACGTAAGGCGGACTTAGTTTTATGGGATGCATATAATTATGCGTATGTACCGTATCATTACGGTGTGAGTCATGTAAATACAGTATGGAAGAATGGTAATCTTGCATATACAAGAGGTGACGAAGCGTGGAGCAAGGCCACTATTTAA
- a CDS encoding YitT family protein translates to MVRFLGVIIGSIIIAVAFNLFLIPHKILSSGIGGIAIILGIVTPVNTGIINFVLNLPILILGYIGLGKKVIFNTIVSVVVLSVALYWIPIQIVAKDPLLSSIFGGVIAGAGVGLVFNCHGSTGGFDIIGMLLSRKKDIKLGGFLIILNTVVVVIAGFFFDWDVALTSLLSIYVTGKVIDAIHTKHRKVTLMIVTNQAEEMKKKLLSTVVRGITLLDGEGAYSSEKKRVLMTVVSREELAGMKLAISEIDPQAFVNITETVEVLGLFRRG, encoded by the coding sequence ATGGTCAGATTTCTTGGAGTTATCATTGGTTCTATCATTATTGCAGTTGCCTTTAATCTTTTCCTTATCCCCCACAAGATTTTGAGTAGTGGAATTGGTGGAATTGCTATCATCTTAGGAATTGTAACCCCTGTAAATACAGGAATTATTAACTTCGTATTAAACTTACCTATTCTTATTTTAGGATACATAGGTCTTGGAAAAAAAGTAATTTTTAACACAATCGTCTCTGTAGTTGTATTATCAGTAGCATTATACTGGATTCCAATACAAATCGTTGCAAAAGATCCCCTTCTATCTTCTATATTTGGAGGCGTAATTGCCGGAGCAGGAGTTGGCCTTGTCTTTAATTGTCATGGTTCAACAGGTGGATTTGATATTATCGGTATGCTACTATCTCGCAAAAAAGATATTAAACTTGGTGGGTTCCTCATTATTTTAAATACAGTCGTTGTTGTCATTGCTGGATTTTTCTTTGACTGGGATGTGGCATTAACTAGTTTACTTTCAATCTATGTAACAGGTAAAGTAATTGATGCTATTCATACGAAACATCGTAAAGTTACACTTATGATTGTAACAAATCAAGCTGAAGAAATGAAAAAGAAACTCCTTTCAACTGTTGTGCGAGGAATTACACTTCTTGATGGTGAAGGTGCGTATTCAAGTGAGAAAAAACGTGTACTTATGACTGTTGTTTCACGTGAAGAGCTTGCTGGTATGAAACTAGCCATTTCTGAAATTGATCCGCAAGCATTCGTTAATATTACGGAGACTGTTGAAGTATTAGGATTATTTAGGAGAGGTTAA
- a CDS encoding VOC family protein yields MAGYIQGIDHVQVAAPVGCEEAARDFYGYKIGLEEIPKPEELRKRGGCWFRCGNQEIHIGVEQPFSPAKKAHPAFYVQGIDEFKKKLIGQGIQVIDDYARPGITRFYVSDPFGNRLEFMENK; encoded by the coding sequence ATGGCAGGTTATATTCAAGGGATTGACCATGTACAAGTAGCGGCACCTGTAGGGTGTGAAGAAGCGGCAAGAGACTTTTATGGATATAAAATAGGTTTAGAAGAAATTCCGAAACCTGAAGAATTAAGAAAACGTGGTGGTTGTTGGTTTCGTTGTGGAAATCAAGAAATTCACATAGGAGTTGAACAACCTTTTTCTCCGGCCAAAAAAGCACATCCAGCTTTTTATGTTCAGGGAATAGATGAATTTAAGAAAAAATTAATCGGGCAAGGGATTCAAGTTATAGATGATTATGCTCGTCCAGGTATAACTAGATTTTATGTTTCAGATCCATTTGGGAATAGACTAGAATTTATGGAGAATAAATAA
- a CDS encoding protein phosphatase 2C domain-containing protein, which produces MEIKRYQQKSPLKQECEDAFFCNANMMIYGVCDGATPLIPFQDEKGHNGAYLASNLFASHFTSLKEVISLQEGIANANEVLQEKMIEYKIDTTKKEHLWCTCIAVVHIKDRSIQYAQLGDCMIVATLYDGTTKVLTKDTVKGISTRAKRKREEDRRKGLPVPEEHTFNDIRQQLKYNRYLANMPNGYSVANGMPEAITWVQQGKLPLAEVKGIFICSDGLFHPDWSLEQTVQYVREHSIEEYVSIIEELEEQKRIHPDDKTMIMIEL; this is translated from the coding sequence ATGGAAATAAAAAGATATCAACAGAAAAGTCCTTTGAAGCAAGAGTGTGAGGATGCGTTTTTTTGTAATGCAAATATGATGATTTATGGAGTGTGTGATGGGGCAACGCCGCTTATACCATTTCAAGATGAGAAAGGACATAATGGTGCATATCTTGCATCTAATTTATTTGCAAGTCATTTTACATCACTAAAAGAAGTAATAAGTTTACAAGAGGGAATTGCAAACGCAAACGAAGTACTACAAGAAAAGATGATAGAGTATAAGATTGATACAACAAAGAAAGAGCATTTATGGTGTACATGTATTGCTGTAGTTCATATAAAAGATAGAAGTATTCAATATGCACAGCTTGGTGATTGTATGATTGTTGCTACACTATATGATGGAACCACGAAGGTGCTAACAAAAGATACAGTAAAAGGAATTAGCACGCGAGCGAAAAGAAAACGTGAAGAAGATAGAAGAAAGGGACTTCCTGTACCAGAAGAACATACATTTAATGACATTAGGCAGCAATTAAAATATAATCGTTATCTTGCTAATATGCCAAATGGGTATTCAGTAGCGAATGGGATGCCAGAAGCAATTACTTGGGTCCAACAAGGAAAATTACCACTTGCTGAAGTGAAAGGAATATTTATTTGTTCGGATGGATTATTTCACCCAGACTGGTCACTTGAGCAAACAGTGCAATATGTAAGAGAGCATAGTATAGAAGAATATGTTTCTATAATAGAAGAATTAGAAGAACAAAAGCGGATTCACCCGGATGATAAAACGATGATTATGATTGAGTTGTAA
- the hutU gene encoding urocanate hydratase → MENVKQTIRAPRGTELQTKGWVQEAALRMLMNNLDPEVAEKPEELVVYGGIGRAARNWDSYHAIVDSLKTLESDETLLVQSGKPVAIFKSHEDAPRVLLANSNLVPKWANWDHFRELEKKGLMMYGQMTAGSWIYIGTQGILQGTYETFGEAARQHFGGSLKGTLTLTAGLGGMGGAQPLAVTMNGGVVIAIDVDKRSIDRRIEKRYCDMYTESLEEALAVAKEYKEKKESISIGLLGNAAEILPELVKRDITPDLVTDQTSAHDPLNGYVPVGYSLEEAAKLREEDPERYVQLSKESMKKHVEAMLAMQQKGAITFDYGNNIRQVAFDEGLKNAFDFPGFVPAFIRPLFCEGKGPFRWVALSGDPEDIYKTDEVILREFADNEHLCNWIRMARQQVEFQGLPSRICWLGYGERAKFGRIINEMVANGELSAPIVIGRDHLDCGSVASPNRETEAMKDGSDAVADWPILNALINSVNGASWVSVHHGGGVGMGYSLHAGMVIVADGTEAAAKRIERVLTSDPGMGVVRHVDAGYDLAVETAKEKGVNIPMMK, encoded by the coding sequence ATGGAAAACGTAAAACAAACAATTCGTGCGCCAAGAGGAACAGAACTACAAACTAAGGGTTGGGTTCAAGAGGCAGCTCTTCGTATGTTGATGAATAATTTAGATCCAGAAGTAGCTGAGAAACCAGAAGAGTTAGTTGTTTACGGCGGTATCGGCCGTGCAGCTCGTAACTGGGATAGTTATCATGCAATTGTTGATTCGTTAAAAACATTAGAGAGTGATGAAACATTGCTTGTTCAATCTGGTAAACCAGTTGCCATTTTTAAATCACATGAAGATGCACCGCGCGTACTTCTAGCAAATTCAAACTTAGTACCAAAGTGGGCAAACTGGGATCACTTCCGTGAACTTGAGAAAAAGGGTCTTATGATGTATGGACAAATGACAGCTGGTAGCTGGATTTATATTGGTACACAAGGAATTTTACAAGGAACATATGAAACGTTTGGAGAAGCAGCGCGCCAACACTTTGGTGGTTCACTAAAAGGCACACTAACACTCACTGCTGGTTTAGGCGGTATGGGTGGAGCACAACCTCTTGCTGTTACGATGAACGGTGGGGTAGTTATTGCGATTGATGTAGATAAGCGTAGCATCGATCGCCGTATTGAAAAAAGGTATTGTGATATGTACACAGAATCTTTAGAAGAGGCGCTAGCTGTTGCGAAAGAATATAAAGAAAAGAAAGAGTCAATTTCAATTGGATTATTAGGAAATGCTGCAGAAATTTTACCAGAGCTTGTGAAGCGTGACATTACACCAGACTTAGTGACAGATCAAACGTCTGCGCATGACCCATTAAATGGATATGTTCCAGTAGGCTATTCATTAGAAGAAGCGGCAAAACTTCGTGAAGAAGATCCAGAACGCTATGTACAATTATCAAAAGAAAGCATGAAAAAACATGTAGAAGCAATGCTTGCAATGCAGCAAAAAGGTGCAATTACATTTGATTATGGTAATAACATTCGCCAAGTTGCTTTCGATGAAGGGTTAAAAAATGCATTTGATTTCCCAGGGTTCGTCCCAGCGTTTATTCGTCCATTATTCTGTGAAGGAAAAGGACCATTCCGCTGGGTAGCACTTTCTGGTGACCCAGAAGATATTTATAAAACAGATGAAGTTATTTTACGTGAGTTTGCGGATAACGAGCATTTATGTAACTGGATCCGTATGGCACGTCAGCAAGTTGAGTTCCAAGGACTTCCATCACGAATTTGTTGGCTTGGATACGGGGAACGTGCAAAATTTGGACGTATCATCAATGAAATGGTTGCAAATGGTGAATTATCAGCACCAATCGTGATCGGCCGTGATCATTTAGATTGCGGATCTGTAGCTTCACCGAATCGTGAAACAGAAGCGATGAAAGACGGTAGTGATGCAGTGGCAGACTGGCCAATTTTAAATGCATTAATTAACAGTGTTAACGGTGCAAGCTGGGTATCTGTTCACCACGGTGGTGGCGTTGGTATGGGATATTCACTTCACGCTGGAATGGTTATTGTTGCAGATGGAACAGAAGCAGCAGCAAAACGCATTGAGCGCGTATTAACTTCTGATCCAGGTATGGGTGTTGTTCGTCACGTTGATGCAGGATATGACTTAGCTGTTGAAACGGCGAAAGAAAAAGGCGTTAACATTCCAATGATGAAATAA
- a CDS encoding FMN-binding glutamate synthase family protein, with translation MNETLLIIISILLLLILLFIIFFMVTFFIKKRTHHSILKLHPYLGRMRFLLEKIGPEFRQYWFDNDTDGKPFSRYDFQSVMFLAKYRSEVLGFGSKRDFDAPGYYIANTLFPILTEELNVELSEERAAKKYVIHKEGLFSRKEKLTADETNLWLYEEDDAIVVGENRKFPWKIYGMFGASATSYGAIGENYILSTGYGSKMAGGSWINTGEGGVIPEHLQTGANIVAQIGPGLFGYRDEEGNFSMDEFVVKAKEPNIKAFELKFGQGAKIRGGHLEGQKVNRKIAVVRKVKEGETINSPNRFAFLHHAKDALRFIHDLQEKGGKPVGMKIVIGQQGALEDLLQTMKELNMYPDFITIDGSEGGSGATYKSMADSMGVPLIPALITFVDTACRFGVRDKLKIFASGKLVTPDKVAIALAIGADAVNSARGFMMASGCIMALQCNSGKCPSGVATTNPRYQKALDPDEKKWRVMNYIISMRYSLFALAAAAGVKSPRHLTRDHIVFKDETGRVIPLSKLFPVVDSYKKSK, from the coding sequence ATGAATGAAACGCTACTCATTATTATTAGTATATTACTATTGTTAATCTTGCTGTTCATTATCTTTTTTATGGTTACATTTTTTATTAAGAAGCGAACACATCATTCTATATTGAAACTTCATCCGTACTTAGGAAGGATGCGCTTTTTACTGGAGAAGATAGGACCTGAATTTCGGCAATATTGGTTTGATAATGATACAGACGGAAAACCTTTTTCACGCTATGATTTTCAAAGTGTAATGTTTTTAGCGAAATATCGATCTGAAGTTCTCGGATTTGGTTCGAAACGGGATTTTGATGCACCTGGATATTATATTGCAAACACTCTATTTCCAATTCTTACAGAAGAACTCAATGTGGAACTTTCTGAAGAGCGTGCTGCAAAAAAATATGTAATTCATAAAGAAGGTTTGTTTTCTAGAAAAGAAAAATTAACTGCAGATGAAACAAATCTTTGGTTATATGAGGAAGATGATGCAATTGTAGTTGGAGAGAATCGTAAATTTCCATGGAAAATATATGGAATGTTTGGGGCGTCTGCTACTTCTTATGGTGCCATTGGGGAAAATTATATTTTATCTACAGGATATGGATCAAAAATGGCAGGTGGTTCATGGATTAATACAGGTGAGGGTGGTGTAATTCCAGAACATTTACAAACCGGTGCAAATATTGTTGCCCAAATTGGCCCTGGTCTATTTGGGTATCGCGATGAAGAGGGTAATTTTTCAATGGATGAGTTCGTAGTTAAAGCTAAAGAACCGAATATTAAAGCGTTTGAGCTGAAATTTGGGCAAGGGGCAAAAATACGTGGTGGTCACCTAGAAGGACAAAAAGTGAATCGGAAAATAGCTGTTGTTCGAAAAGTAAAAGAAGGGGAAACAATCAATTCCCCAAATCGCTTTGCTTTTTTGCATCATGCTAAAGATGCATTACGTTTTATTCATGATTTACAAGAAAAAGGTGGTAAACCAGTAGGAATGAAAATAGTGATTGGACAACAAGGTGCGCTAGAAGATTTACTACAAACAATGAAAGAGTTAAATATGTATCCGGATTTTATTACAATTGATGGCTCGGAAGGTGGTTCTGGTGCAACTTATAAATCTATGGCAGATAGTATGGGAGTGCCACTAATACCAGCGTTAATTACGTTTGTTGACACAGCTTGTCGTTTTGGTGTTCGGGATAAATTAAAGATTTTTGCGTCGGGAAAGCTAGTAACGCCTGATAAAGTAGCTATAGCTTTAGCGATTGGTGCTGATGCAGTCAATTCTGCAAGAGGATTTATGATGGCAAGCGGCTGTATTATGGCACTTCAATGTAATTCAGGAAAATGCCCTTCAGGTGTTGCGACGACGAATCCACGTTACCAAAAAGCATTAGACCCAGATGAAAAAAAGTGGCGTGTGATGAATTATATTATTAGCATGAGATATAGTTTGTTTGCATTAGCGGCTGCTGCAGGAGTGAAAAGTCCACGTCATTTAACAAGAGATCACATTGTATTTAAAGATGAAACAGGTAGAGTTATTCCATTGTCGAAATTATTTCCAGTAGTAGATTCATATAAAAAGAGTAAATAG
- a CDS encoding BA3702 family sensor histidine kinase: MSRKKFSSIQKNRHSAMPRRLQNHIQNYTLTEMYASLFEHNPDSIISLNLQGIILHINPSAEKILGYTSEELESKTITSIIEAHISDQVLQYIKNTTADNQEEYILSIRHKDGYQIDVVTKLVPIFIQNHLSGVYAIMKPLEKSERIEKVLKESEKRLRTLMDSMPAFVVFKDHEGRWLEANDYALSCFDFHDVPYHGKKDSELVQYNEAYREAFLHCEEIDELAWQNKQIIHGEEFVIHKGTSNMILDLSKVPLFHPDGSRKGLIVMGRDVTELKETEKLLRKSEKLAVVGQLTAGIAHEIRNPLTALKGFLTLLQPDITEQNKWYVDVMLSEISQMESITSQFMAMSKPQILSIHSYQIQKLIEEVVTFILPTAIMHNVHIIMDHSSALPEIQCDGNQLKQVFINIFKNAMEAMPTGGKIFINTQSLAEHFVLIRIIDEGCGIPQDRISRLGEPFYSLKEKGTGLGLMMCYKIIEEHQGKLEITSELNKGTTVDIRLPIFPLPKDNKTPKE, encoded by the coding sequence ATGAGTCGTAAAAAATTCTCATCTATTCAAAAAAATCGTCATTCGGCTATGCCTCGCCGTTTACAAAATCATATACAAAATTATACTTTAACAGAAATGTACGCATCTCTTTTTGAACATAATCCTGATAGTATTATTTCACTGAACTTACAAGGAATCATATTACATATTAATCCCTCTGCGGAAAAAATATTAGGGTATACTTCAGAGGAATTAGAAAGCAAAACAATTACTTCTATTATAGAAGCACATATTTCTGATCAAGTACTGCAATATATAAAGAATACTACAGCTGACAATCAAGAAGAATACATACTTTCTATCCGCCATAAAGATGGATACCAAATAGATGTAGTTACAAAATTAGTCCCTATTTTTATCCAAAATCATCTCTCGGGTGTATATGCAATTATGAAACCTCTCGAAAAATCTGAAAGAATCGAAAAAGTGTTAAAAGAGAGCGAAAAACGCTTGCGGACATTAATGGATTCAATGCCGGCCTTTGTCGTCTTTAAAGATCACGAGGGACGTTGGCTTGAAGCAAACGATTATGCACTTTCTTGCTTTGATTTTCACGACGTTCCTTATCACGGAAAAAAAGATAGTGAACTCGTTCAATATAACGAAGCATACCGCGAAGCATTTTTACATTGCGAAGAAATTGATGAACTTGCATGGCAAAACAAACAAATTATTCATGGTGAAGAATTTGTTATTCATAAGGGTACATCCAATATGATTTTGGATCTTTCAAAAGTTCCACTCTTTCATCCTGACGGCTCACGAAAAGGACTCATTGTTATGGGCAGGGATGTTACTGAATTGAAGGAAACAGAAAAATTACTACGAAAATCTGAAAAATTAGCAGTAGTCGGGCAGCTAACGGCAGGAATAGCTCATGAAATACGGAACCCATTAACAGCTTTGAAGGGATTCTTAACATTATTACAGCCTGATATTACTGAGCAAAATAAATGGTATGTAGATGTTATGTTAAGTGAAATTTCACAAATGGAGTCTATTACAAGTCAATTTATGGCAATGTCTAAACCACAAATATTATCGATCCATTCTTATCAAATCCAAAAATTAATCGAAGAAGTTGTGACCTTCATTTTACCTACTGCGATTATGCATAATGTGCATATTATTATGGATCATTCTTCTGCTCTACCAGAAATCCAATGTGACGGTAATCAATTAAAACAAGTCTTCATTAATATTTTTAAAAACGCCATGGAAGCAATGCCAACTGGCGGAAAGATCTTTATTAATACACAATCGCTAGCGGAGCATTTCGTTTTAATACGAATTATAGATGAAGGCTGTGGTATTCCGCAGGATCGTATTTCTCGTTTAGGTGAACCTTTCTATAGCTTAAAGGAAAAAGGAACTGGGCTCGGGTTAATGATGTGCTATAAAATTATCGAGGAGCATCAAGGCAAGCTGGAAATTACAAGTGAATTAAATAAAGGAACAACTGTAGATATTCGCTTACCTATCTTCCCCCTCCCAAAAGATAACAAAACACCAAAAGAGTAA
- a CDS encoding CarD family transcriptional regulator, whose product MFQIGDNIVYPMQGAGIIKAIEEKEISGEKQQYYVIKMSASNMEVMIPTGKILSSNIRPVTDITALTHIIDIFQHGESDRLLTWKQRYKVNTDKIKTGKIQEGAEVVRDLMRMQKEKALNASEKKMLDNAHEFLISELGLIKGITENQMKSFC is encoded by the coding sequence TTGTTTCAAATTGGCGATAACATTGTTTATCCAATGCAAGGAGCAGGTATAATTAAAGCCATAGAAGAAAAGGAAATCTCAGGAGAAAAACAACAGTATTATGTCATAAAAATGTCGGCCAGTAATATGGAAGTAATGATTCCTACGGGGAAAATATTGAGTTCAAATATACGACCAGTTACGGATATAACGGCATTAACACACATCATAGATATTTTTCAGCATGGAGAATCAGATAGATTACTTACGTGGAAACAAAGGTATAAAGTGAACACAGATAAAATAAAAACGGGTAAAATACAAGAAGGTGCTGAAGTTGTACGTGATTTAATGCGTATGCAGAAAGAAAAAGCACTTAATGCAAGCGAAAAGAAAATGTTAGATAACGCACATGAATTTTTGATTAGTGAACTGGGATTGATTAAAGGTATCACAGAAAATCAAATGAAAAGCTTTTGTTAA
- a CDS encoding alkene reductase → MASSNSKAASIYEGTNINNWGSFQNIEETKLFDPIQMGAWCLRNRVAMAPMTRCFANDETGVVGADVAEYYRKRAADGVGLIITEGIVISPRAKGNPGVPGIYTGEQIESWKSVTDAVHKEGGTIIAQIWHVGRMSHHELTGGFLPQAPSAIAAQGNVPRFRKPFDTPEAMTIEEIQETIEQYAQAARNAIEAGFDGVEIHGAHGYLIDQFAYEFANHRNDQYGGDLKQRLTFMKEVLQAVINAIGADKTLIRFSAFKGDNPSYMWKDPEEAIQTFIEMFCEVGLTMIHPSTMNYTQVIADGKNLHQLVRKYWDGIIVGVGNLNPKEAEEALQEGTIDVASFGRPLISNPDFVHRVKRGESLEEYDAKQHLATLI, encoded by the coding sequence ATGGCAAGTTCAAATAGTAAAGCAGCGAGTATTTATGAAGGCACGAATATAAACAATTGGGGATCATTTCAAAATATAGAAGAAACAAAGTTGTTTGATCCGATTCAAATGGGTGCTTGGTGCCTTCGTAATCGTGTGGCAATGGCACCGATGACGCGTTGTTTCGCAAATGATGAAACAGGAGTAGTCGGAGCTGATGTAGCCGAGTATTACCGAAAGCGTGCGGCAGATGGTGTTGGTCTCATTATTACAGAAGGAATAGTAATTAGTCCAAGAGCGAAGGGGAATCCAGGTGTCCCAGGTATTTATACCGGGGAGCAAATTGAATCTTGGAAGTCAGTAACAGATGCAGTACATAAAGAAGGTGGAACAATTATTGCGCAAATATGGCATGTAGGACGTATGAGCCATCATGAACTAACAGGTGGATTCTTACCACAAGCACCTTCAGCTATTGCGGCACAAGGAAATGTCCCACGTTTTCGGAAGCCTTTTGATACGCCAGAAGCGATGACGATAGAAGAAATTCAAGAGACGATCGAACAGTATGCGCAAGCTGCTAGGAATGCGATAGAAGCAGGCTTCGATGGGGTAGAAATTCATGGGGCACATGGGTATTTAATTGATCAATTTGCTTATGAATTTGCGAATCATCGAAATGATCAATATGGCGGAGACTTAAAACAAAGGTTAACGTTTATGAAAGAAGTATTACAAGCTGTTATAAATGCGATTGGTGCAGATAAAACGCTTATTCGTTTTTCGGCATTTAAAGGTGATAACCCTAGTTATATGTGGAAAGATCCTGAAGAAGCAATTCAAACTTTCATAGAGATGTTCTGTGAAGTAGGATTAACGATGATTCATCCTTCAACAATGAATTATACGCAAGTTATAGCTGACGGAAAAAACTTACATCAATTAGTTCGTAAATATTGGGATGGTATAATTGTAGGAGTTGGGAATTTAAATCCAAAAGAGGCAGAAGAAGCACTACAAGAAGGTACAATTGATGTAGCATCATTTGGTAGACCATTGATTTCTAATCCGGATTTTGTTCACCGTGTTAAACGTGGGGAAAGCTTAGAGGAATACGATGCAAAGCAGCATCTTGCTACATTAATCTGA
- the hutG gene encoding formimidoylglutamase translates to MEQGHYLKKNAKFIDREVTKWSDMIKVWDGEEIFGAALIGAPLSKPSISHSGACFAPKTIRAMLDAYSTYAITEEHDMKESVLYDCGDITMHVTDIKESHARIAKTLSHLTKVNPQMVPIVLGGDHSISFPSISGFASSKGKVGIIQFDAHHDLRNLEDGGPSNGTPFRSLLENDVITGKQLVQIGIRNFSNARTYHEYAKEHGVTVYTMKHVRERAIKDIITESVGTLRRQGVTAIYVSVDMDVLDQAFAPGCPAIGPGGMDSTTLLDAITALGQEPLVQGMDIVEIDPTLDFRDMTSRVAAQVIMSFLLARETISKQVSI, encoded by the coding sequence GTGGAGCAAGGCCACTATTTAAAGAAAAATGCTAAGTTTATAGATCGCGAAGTAACGAAATGGAGCGATATGATTAAAGTTTGGGATGGGGAAGAAATCTTTGGAGCGGCTTTAATTGGTGCGCCGCTCTCTAAACCTTCTATTAGTCATTCAGGCGCATGTTTTGCACCGAAAACCATTCGTGCAATGCTAGATGCATATAGCACGTATGCAATTACAGAAGAGCATGATATGAAAGAAAGTGTCTTGTATGATTGTGGTGATATTACAATGCATGTAACAGACATAAAAGAAAGCCATGCTCGCATCGCCAAGACGCTTAGTCATTTGACGAAAGTGAATCCGCAAATGGTACCAATCGTTCTTGGTGGGGATCATTCTATTAGCTTTCCTAGTATAAGTGGTTTTGCAAGTAGTAAAGGGAAGGTTGGTATTATTCAATTTGACGCGCATCATGATTTGCGTAATTTAGAAGATGGGGGACCGTCTAATGGGACACCATTTCGTAGTTTGCTAGAAAATGATGTGATTACAGGGAAGCAGCTTGTTCAAATTGGTATTCGTAACTTCTCAAATGCTCGTACGTACCATGAGTATGCAAAAGAGCATGGTGTGACGGTGTATACAATGAAACACGTCCGTGAAAGAGCAATCAAGGATATCATTACAGAGAGCGTTGGAACCTTACGTAGACAAGGGGTTACAGCTATATATGTTTCTGTGGATATGGATGTACTAGATCAGGCATTTGCACCAGGATGTCCGGCGATCGGCCCAGGTGGGATGGATAGTACGACGTTACTTGATGCGATTACGGCACTTGGACAAGAACCACTTGTCCAAGGTATGGATATTGTAGAAATCGATCCAACGCTCGATTTTCGTGATATGACGAGTCGTGTGGCTGCTCAGGTTATTATGAGCTTTCTGTTAGCGAGGGAAACAATTAGTAAGCAGGTTAGCATATAG